A stretch of Longimicrobium terrae DNA encodes these proteins:
- a CDS encoding NAD(P)H-dependent oxidoreductase, with translation MKPDDENGRLPHDRRPLRVLLIAGSQRRQYNCPGVDSKSRTLMMRMADRLPAEWEVDVEDLGNVYARSRIQSCNACVSTSMALCCWPCNCYQKGDKAEPDLMWDLDLYARLDLADAWAVIGPVNWYAPSSNLKLMFDRLVCASGGNPDEGLIDHKDPEKAMRLEHSPEWKALSANHLEGRTAGFFCYGDQGSDELDEDGRPRLLRHKEWFPVDEEPFERMRNAYAPFVWQCRYSGIEVPDALWSYADTGVGVPYSDNQAEDMVREAPFMERFDAWTDSFVSHVGAKGQVPPGTWRAFGYEPPPHKTADIRLKWRDTRMRLGIAPEGSSPRIQQQMDLNRDVTLKPKQSTADQIDR, from the coding sequence ATGAAGCCCGATGACGAGAACGGCCGCTTGCCGCACGACCGGCGGCCCCTGCGCGTACTGCTGATCGCCGGCTCGCAGCGGCGCCAGTACAACTGTCCGGGCGTGGACAGCAAGTCGCGCACGCTCATGATGCGCATGGCCGACCGCCTTCCCGCGGAGTGGGAGGTCGACGTGGAGGACCTGGGCAACGTGTACGCGCGCTCCCGCATCCAGAGCTGCAACGCGTGCGTGTCGACGTCCATGGCGCTATGCTGCTGGCCGTGCAACTGCTACCAGAAGGGCGACAAGGCCGAGCCGGACCTGATGTGGGACCTGGACCTGTACGCGCGCCTGGACCTGGCCGACGCGTGGGCCGTCATCGGCCCGGTGAACTGGTACGCGCCCAGCAGCAACCTCAAGCTCATGTTCGACCGGCTCGTCTGCGCCAGCGGGGGGAATCCGGACGAGGGGTTGATCGACCACAAGGATCCGGAAAAGGCGATGCGGCTGGAGCACTCGCCCGAGTGGAAGGCGCTTTCCGCCAATCACCTGGAGGGGCGCACGGCGGGCTTCTTCTGCTACGGCGACCAGGGATCGGACGAGCTGGATGAGGACGGGCGGCCCAGGCTGCTGCGCCACAAGGAGTGGTTTCCCGTGGATGAGGAGCCGTTCGAGCGGATGCGCAACGCGTACGCGCCCTTCGTGTGGCAGTGCCGGTACAGCGGAATCGAGGTGCCGGACGCGCTCTGGAGCTATGCGGACACTGGCGTCGGCGTGCCGTACAGCGACAACCAGGCGGAAGACATGGTCCGCGAGGCGCCGTTCATGGAGCGGTTCGATGCATGGACGGATTCGTTCGTCTCTCACGTCGGCGCCAAAGGTCAGGTGCCGCCGGGAACGTGGCGCGCGTTCGGGTACGAGCCGCCGCCGCACAAGACCGCGGACATCCGCCTCAAGTGGCGCGACACGCGGATGCGCCTGGGCATTGCGCCGGAAGGCTCGTCGCCGCGCATTCAGCAGCAGATGGATCTGAACCGCGACGTCACGCTGAAGCCGAAGCAGAGCACGGCCGATCAGATCGACCGTTGA
- the deoC gene encoding deoxyribose-phosphate aldolase — protein sequence MSTLPYNHLIAVPAGGPPDDVEAAHDEHRNPGTALDLDWVESVRVNRSAVERRAGSLSGRRTVKKQWQAAWLLRAITLMDLTTLSGDDTAGNVRRLCAKARHPVRPELLRALGVEHLPIHTAAVCVYHALVPTAVEALEGSGIPVAAVSTGFPSGLSPMEQRIQEIHASVNAGAREIDIVITRGHVLTGNWQALYDEVKAFRQACGPAHLKAILGTGELATLRNVGRASMVAMMAGADFIKTSTGKETENATLPVGLVMARAIREYRERSGHVVGFKPAGGIKTAKQALDWMLMMKEELGPDYVRPDLFRFGASSLLNDIERQLDHHVNGRYAAGYRQPMA from the coding sequence ATGTCAACGCTACCGTACAACCATCTGATCGCCGTCCCCGCCGGGGGCCCGCCCGACGACGTCGAGGCCGCCCACGACGAGCACCGCAACCCGGGCACGGCGCTGGACCTGGACTGGGTGGAATCCGTCCGGGTGAACCGCAGCGCCGTGGAGCGGCGCGCGGGCTCCCTTTCCGGCCGCCGCACGGTCAAGAAGCAGTGGCAGGCCGCGTGGCTGCTGCGCGCCATCACCCTGATGGACCTGACGACGCTTTCCGGCGACGACACCGCGGGGAACGTGCGCCGGCTCTGCGCCAAGGCGCGCCATCCCGTGCGCCCGGAGCTGCTTCGCGCGCTGGGGGTGGAGCACCTGCCCATCCACACCGCCGCCGTCTGCGTGTACCACGCGCTGGTGCCCACGGCCGTGGAAGCGCTGGAGGGATCGGGGATTCCCGTCGCCGCCGTGTCCACCGGCTTCCCGTCCGGGCTGTCGCCCATGGAGCAGCGCATCCAGGAAATCCACGCGTCCGTGAACGCCGGCGCGCGGGAGATCGACATCGTCATCACCCGCGGGCACGTGCTCACCGGCAACTGGCAGGCGCTGTACGACGAGGTCAAGGCGTTCCGCCAGGCGTGCGGGCCCGCGCACCTCAAGGCCATCCTGGGCACGGGCGAGCTGGCCACGCTGCGCAACGTGGGCCGCGCCAGCATGGTGGCCATGATGGCGGGCGCGGACTTCATCAAGACGTCCACCGGCAAGGAAACGGAGAACGCCACCCTTCCCGTCGGACTGGTGATGGCGCGCGCCATCCGCGAGTACCGCGAGCGCAGCGGCCACGTGGTGGGCTTCAAGCCGGCGGGCGGCATCAAGACCGCCAAGCAGGCGCTGGACTGGATGCTGATGATGAAGGAGGAGCTGGGGCCGGATTACGTGCGGCCGGACCTGTTCCGCTTCGGCGCCAGTTCGCTGCTGAACGACATCGAACGGCAGCTGGACCACCACGTGAACGGGCGCTACGCCGCCGGATACCGGCAGCCGATGGCCTGA
- a CDS encoding spheroidene monooxygenase, which produces MSLLATFTAVRYTPRRAGWGALHMATQRPLLARTPGLRFARLMGSGAGIGFSAVPDPLLWTLFAVWEDEAHWESFRDGSAVMRQYAARGEERYTLRLRPLSAHGRWGGEAPFGEPSLKAAADEPVVVLTRASIRLSRAARFWSRVHPVDETLRGNADLLLTFGVGEVPWLRQATLSVWRSAEAMRAWAYRTPEHAEVVRRTRAEGWYSEELFTRFRLLGTEGTLHGADPLASLGTPDP; this is translated from the coding sequence GTGAGCCTGCTCGCCACCTTTACCGCCGTCCGCTACACGCCGCGCCGGGCTGGCTGGGGCGCGCTGCACATGGCCACGCAGCGCCCGCTGCTGGCGCGCACGCCCGGCCTTCGCTTCGCGCGATTGATGGGGAGCGGCGCGGGAATCGGCTTCAGCGCCGTCCCCGATCCGCTGCTGTGGACGCTGTTCGCGGTGTGGGAGGATGAGGCGCACTGGGAGAGTTTTCGCGACGGATCCGCCGTGATGCGCCAGTACGCGGCGCGCGGCGAGGAGCGCTACACCCTGCGCCTGCGGCCTCTTTCGGCGCACGGCCGGTGGGGCGGGGAAGCGCCGTTCGGCGAGCCGTCGTTGAAAGCCGCGGCGGATGAGCCCGTCGTGGTTCTCACCCGCGCGTCCATCCGCCTGTCCCGCGCGGCGCGGTTCTGGTCGCGCGTGCACCCCGTGGACGAGACGCTGCGCGGCAACGCGGATCTGCTCCTGACGTTCGGCGTGGGCGAAGTGCCGTGGCTGAGGCAGGCCACGCTGAGCGTGTGGCGCTCCGCCGAGGCGATGCGCGCCTGGGCCTATCGTACGCCGGAGCACGCCGAAGTTGTCCGCCGCACCCGCGCGGAGGGCTGGTACAGCGAGGAACTGTTCACGCGCTTCCGGCTGCTGGGTACGGAAGGCACGCTGCACGGCGCCGATCCGCTTGCCTCGCTCGGGACGCCTGATCCGTGA
- a CDS encoding DUF3667 domain-containing protein, whose protein sequence is MDTTLSPAPASATPEPIAAPGGHPALIPGDGPVAAVDVAPARILAPPPPVPACANCGAALTGRFCAECGQKRVEGRLSVRQVAMETVASAADMDRGLLHTVAGLTLRPGEVVRDYLNGATVRWTGPAKYFVLVMAMVVLVYVQAGIGERLAAVSGSAAGTEGIVKLVQTHMNLLMAAGVPFSALGTWVMYRRYGLNYAEHVVLNLYVNAHHTLLMVPLSVAAAFGGFRVLMVANTLLGFGYLVWVARATFGIGTGAAILRTLGAQALNMIAAGTAGIGVGYAIGHLIR, encoded by the coding sequence ATGGACACCACGCTTTCTCCTGCGCCCGCGTCCGCCACGCCGGAACCGATCGCCGCGCCCGGCGGCCACCCCGCGCTTATTCCTGGCGACGGACCGGTTGCCGCCGTCGATGTGGCTCCCGCGCGCATCCTGGCGCCTCCGCCGCCCGTGCCCGCATGCGCCAACTGCGGCGCGGCGCTCACCGGCCGCTTCTGCGCGGAGTGCGGGCAGAAGCGGGTGGAGGGCCGGCTCAGCGTACGCCAGGTCGCAATGGAGACGGTGGCCAGCGCCGCGGACATGGACCGCGGCCTGCTGCACACCGTGGCGGGGCTCACTCTGCGCCCCGGCGAGGTGGTGCGCGACTACCTGAACGGGGCCACCGTGCGCTGGACCGGGCCGGCCAAGTACTTCGTCCTGGTGATGGCGATGGTGGTGCTGGTGTACGTGCAGGCGGGGATCGGCGAGCGGCTGGCGGCGGTCTCCGGCTCCGCGGCCGGGACGGAGGGGATCGTGAAGCTCGTGCAGACCCACATGAACCTGCTGATGGCGGCGGGCGTGCCCTTTTCCGCCCTGGGGACGTGGGTGATGTACCGGCGCTACGGGCTGAACTACGCGGAGCACGTGGTGCTGAACCTGTACGTCAACGCCCACCACACCCTGCTGATGGTTCCGCTCAGCGTCGCCGCCGCGTTTGGCGGGTTCCGGGTGCTGATGGTGGCCAACACCCTGCTCGGGTTCGGCTACCTGGTCTGGGTGGCGCGGGCGACGTTCGGCATCGGCACCGGGGCGGCCATTCTGCGCACGCTAGGCGCGCAGGCGTTGAACATGATCGCGGCGGGCACGGCGGGGATCGGCGTGGGCTACGCCATCGGCCACCTGATCCGCTGA
- a CDS encoding SCO family protein, giving the protein MRDARRSLVALVAASIAIIVGAGVAMSPRPAPAWVGTAYDPAPAGNFALRDQDGRAVTLESFRGHPVLLFFGYTRCPDICPLTLQKLTAAVRAQGRAGRDMRIVLITTDPANDTPAVLKAYAAPFGPQVVGLTGDSTAVVASRTAYGAYIAPVGTASASAGHAGHAMPAASGHAGHSMPAASARAPVMAHSGAVYGIDSDGNLRVVISEISTPDEARHDVALLARM; this is encoded by the coding sequence ATGCGAGACGCACGCCGTTCTCTGGTGGCCTTGGTCGCGGCCTCCATCGCCATCATCGTGGGCGCGGGGGTGGCCATGTCGCCCCGCCCCGCGCCGGCCTGGGTGGGCACCGCGTACGACCCCGCGCCCGCGGGCAACTTCGCCCTGCGCGACCAGGACGGCCGCGCCGTGACGCTGGAAAGCTTCCGGGGCCATCCCGTGCTGCTCTTCTTCGGCTATACGCGGTGCCCGGACATCTGCCCGCTGACGCTGCAGAAGCTGACCGCGGCCGTGCGCGCGCAGGGCCGCGCCGGCCGCGACATGCGCATCGTGCTCATCACCACGGACCCGGCCAACGACACGCCCGCCGTGCTCAAGGCGTATGCCGCGCCCTTCGGCCCGCAGGTGGTGGGATTGACGGGGGACAGCACCGCCGTGGTCGCCTCGCGCACGGCGTACGGCGCGTACATCGCGCCCGTGGGCACCGCGTCCGCCAGCGCCGGGCACGCGGGTCATGCGATGCCCGCGGCCTCCGGGCACGCCGGCCACTCGATGCCGGCGGCCTCCGCCAGGGCGCCGGTGATGGCGCATTCCGGCGCGGTGTACGGCATTGACAGCGACGGCAACCTGCGCGTGGTGATCTCGGAGATCAGCACGCCGGACGAGGCGCGGCACGACGTGGCGCTTCTCGCGCGGATGTGA